A genomic window from Parasteatoda tepidariorum isolate YZ-2023 chromosome 10, CAS_Ptep_4.0, whole genome shotgun sequence includes:
- the LOC139426666 gene encoding uncharacterized protein has protein sequence MTTCSRSRCFEIRNSYRRIIFETPEKIKNIQDISTLKAGTNAPTRSASATNKRRIKRKQRTLVCRPREEEASHKSVRNNELDGFEDCVLCLNTEFDWPHILPCGHIFHNVCVSNWLKHNDTCPVCFRNWENQVHTNQVPNSYSDDDMHRNPIPESLTTSVHVPSTGVNDASEPDYHRPADKVHSALKGRVKRPIYRRRKLMARQSIEQLALKKEILDSVFLKNCVPVCGVSDVLSPDEPQSSDPDIVIDGEFILIDCTDSIAIFEGDAIQDKVDFENLTESV, from the coding sequence ATGACAACTTGCAGTCGCTCAAGGTGTTTTGAAATTCGAAATTCGTATcgtagaattatttttgaaactccaGAGAAGATCAAGAACATCCAGGACATAAGCACGTTGAAAGCTGGGACAAATGCACCTACAAGAAGTGCCAGTGCTACAAATAAAAGACGCATCAAGCGCAAACAGAGAACTCTTGTATGCCGTCCACGTGAAGAAGAGGCATCGCATAAATCTGTACGAAACAATGAGTTAGATGGTTTTGAGGACTGCGTTCTGTGTTTAAACACCGAATTTGACTGGCCACATATCTTGCCATGTGGGCATATTTTTCATAACGTGTGTGTATCCAATTGGTTAAAACACAATGATACTTGTCCTGTATGTTTCCGAAATTGGGAAAACCAGGTTCATACCAATCAAGTACCTAACTCTTATTCTGATGATGACATGCATAGAAATCCTATACCTGAGAGTTTGACTACGAGCGTACACGTGCCTTCCACCGGAGTTAATGATGCTTCAGAACCGGATTACCATAGGCCAGCAGACAAAGTTCACAGTGCACTCAAAGGACGAGTTAAAAGGCCAATTTACCGTAGAAGAAAACTTATGGCCCGGCAATCGATTGAACAACTGGCACTTAAGAAGGAAATATTGGATAGTGTCTTTCTGAAAAACTGTGTTCCAGTATGTGGTGTTTCTGACGTGCTGTCGCCTGATGAACCACAGTCCAGTGATCCTGATATCGTAATTGATGGTGAATTCATATTAATTGATTGTACTGATTCTATTGCCATTTTTGAGGGAGATGCAATACAAGACAAAGTAGACTTTGAGAATCTCACTGAAAgtgtttaa